The following nucleotide sequence is from Mucilaginibacter sp. cycad4.
CATTGCGAGGTACGAAGCAATCCCCAACAAGCAGAGCAGTCATGCAAATCCGCCCTGTAAAGTCGGGGATTGCTTCGTACCTCGCAATGACAGGTTAGGAAAAGCATCCGTTTTAAACCACTTCTTCCTTCTCCCCCTGTTTTACAGATTTATCTTCCTTTTCCTCAAGCGATTCAAAATAGGCCTTTTTAACAACAGTTGTCATTTTATGATCGCCGGTATGGCTCCAGCCGGGAGGCATTATAATGTACAGAAATTTGTTTTTAATGCCGGGCGCCTTGCGTACATCTTTGGCCAGCGCTATGATTTCGCCGAAATAGGCATCCAAAAAGCTGTTTTTAATCATGGGGCGACTGATACCATATTCAATAGGGATCTTACGGTCTTCATTTTGAAAAGTACCAAAAACTTTATCCCATATCGGTAACAGATTACAGAAATTGGTATCCATATATAATGGGTTACGTGCATGATGTACCCTGTGATGCGATGGCGTAAGTACGATTCTGTTGAGGAAGCCGAGGCGCCCGTCTTCAATAAGGTTTTCGCCAATATGGATCATTGATCCCCAAAAGCCATCCACAAACATGATCACAAACAGCATTGGTGGGTTTACACCCAATAAAATACAAATGCTGGTGCGGATGAGGTCGGCATATGGCGCTTCGAGGAAGAAATGAGCGAAAGTAACCGAAAGGTTCATGCTTTCGGGTGCATGATGAGTTGAGTGCAGGCACCACAGGATCCGTACTTTGTGCGCAAGGTAATGATACCAAAAATGCGCAAACTCCCATACGATATAGCCGTAAATAAACCAGTACCAGGTAAACGTTGTTTTAAAAGCAGCGAATTGTGAAAAGAAGCCGATGCAAAACCCTACCATAGCTATGGAAAGCACACTGCCTATAAAAGCATTTAGCACATAGGTCCAAAAAGAGATCTTATAATGGATCACCTTAAATTTTTTATAAAAGGCCCCCCTGATGATCTCGAATACCAGCAGTACAGGTAACATTGGGCCCAATAAAGCGGTGATGCCATCATAAGTGAGCAACTTGCTATAATCGCCCGACTTGATGATATCATATAGCCCGCCGAGACCGAAAAATCCTGTAACGTGATCGTAAATCGCTTTTAAAAAATCCATGTTGAAAATAGGTTAACCGGTAAAAAGTTTATTCAAATTTAGGTATTTTATTTGTGTGTATGTAGGTACATGTTAATTCTTTGAAAAGATATTAACATCACACATAGTAGGCTCACCAGGCCTGCGCTATTCATTAGCTCGGCAAATAGAGCAAAAGAGATGAGGGAGTATCAAATAAAAAGGGTAGCGGGTGCAGTGATGTCAGGAGTGAGTAACTCTGCATCAATCCTGAAACAATCCATTAACAGCAAGGTTATTTCTCTAAATTTACCTCAAAAATCATCTTATATGAAAATGTTTAACCGTGCTTTTATATTATTTTTAGTGTGTATGATCCGGTACAGTTTAGTTAACGCCCAATCAACACCTATGACCCAAACTTCTGCCAGCAATCCACTGCAAAACAACCGGATCAAAATTGATTCAATCGATAAAAAACTCATCGCTTTATTAGGCGAACGCGAACGGGTGGTAAAAGAGATAGGCATCTACAAAGCAAAAAACAATATTCCGGCCCTTCAGGCCGATCGTTTTAAACAGGTTCTTGAAAAAACTATCGAAGCCGGAAAACAGGAAGGGCTCTCCGCCACGTTCATTACCGAACTTATGAACGCCATTCATAAAGAAAGCCTGCGCATTGAAGAAGAAATTAAGGCTCAAAAACAATAGGCGGTGTAAAAAATACACTATAATTTTAAATGCATTTTAGCGCATCAAATTTGTAAGCAAGTCTATTATGGGGTATAGTATAATATGCTTTATATCAATTAATTAACTTGAAATAAGATTTGGTATTAATGCGTATCAATTTGCCCTGCAAGGCCCCCGGATGTGATAATTTATATCGGGCTTTTTGCTTTTTTTTAATTAAGTTTAATAAATTTGACAACTCCGGTTAGCCCAGTCCAGGCTCGTAACCAAACCGGCAAGCCTATTTAATTAAACTCATGCAAAAAAAGTATTTAATTGCCTGTTTCATCGCAGGCGGATTATTAAAGGGTGGCTTTGCCAGTGCCCAGGGTAAAGCGCCTTATTCGGTAGCAGGTAAATCGGTCAGGGTGATTGTATCTGAGGAAAAGGCCGGGTACAGGTTTAAAGAAACTGAAACCCTGAAGTTTGCGGACAAACCACAACCTGCCGAAACAGAGGTAGCAGTTTTCATTGATCCGGCCAAAACATTCCAAACCATGATAGGTATTGGAGGTGCGCTTACAGATGCAGCAGCCGAAACTTATGCCAAACTGCCAAAAGATAAACAGAAAGAATTTTTAACCGCTTACTACGATAAAGCCAAAGGTATTGGTTACTCTTTTGGCCGAACCAACATTCAAAGCTGTGATTTTTCGAGCGATAGCTACAGTTATGTAAAAGATGGCGATAAGGAGCTAAAGACCTTCGATATCAGCCACGATAAAACCTACCGGATCCCTTTTATTAAAGCAGCTGCAGCAGCTGCGGGTGGTAAGCTAACCATGTTTGTATCACCATGGAGCCCTCCTGCTTTTATGAAAGATAATAACGATGTACTGCACGGAGGTAAGCTCAAAAAAGAGTTTGATCAAAGCTGGGCCAACTTTTACGTTAAGTTTATTAAAGCTTATGAAAAAGAGGGTATCCCTGTTTGGGGCCTTTCGGTACAAAACGAACCTATGGCAAAGCAAACATGGGAATCATGCATGTATACTGCCGAAGAGGAGCGTGATTTTGTAAAGAACTTTTTAGGCCCAACCTTGCAAAAACAAGGCCTGGCCAATAAAAAACTGATAGTTTGGGACCATAACCGCGATTTGCTTTACCAACGCGCCAGCACTATCCTGGAAGATCCGGCAGCGGCCAGATACATCTGGGGTATCGGTTTCCATTGGTATGAAACCTGGACAGGTGCCGGTCAAAATTTTGAAGCCACCCGTCGTACCCATGAAGCATTCCCTGGCAAAAACCTGGTATTTACCGAAGGCTGTATCGAAAAATTTGATTTCAACAAGATCAATGACTGGTCGCTTGGCGAACGTTACGGCCTTTCCATGATCAATGACTTTAATGCCGGTACCGTGGCCTGGACCGACTGGAACGTATTGCTTGATGAAAAAGGCGGGCCAAACCACGTTGGCAACTTTTGCTTTGCCCCCGTACATGCCGACCTGCGTAACGGAAGCCTCATCTACACCAGCTCATACTATTACATCGGTCATTTCTCCAAATATATCCACCCGGGGGCAAAACGCATCAGCGCGGTGGCCAGCCGGGATAAGCTGTTAACAACCGCTTACCAAAACCCCGATGGTTCAATTGCAGTGGTGGTAATGAATAAAACCGACGAAAAAATAGATTACAGCCTTTGGATAAAAGGAAAAGCGGCAGGCACTACTGCTCTGCCGCATTCAATTGCTACACTTATGGTGAAGTGATCTTTATAAAAACCTTTAGTTAATCAATCAACTAAATCTCTGGTATGGTGGGTCATTTATGATCCACCACTATCATTACCGGGAAATGGTCGCTGGGCTCCTTAGCCTCATATTTATCCGACCCTTTAGCCTTCGCCCTGTAGGTATCCGTTAAGATCCCGTATCTCTTTACCCTAAAATCTTTGGTTACAAAAATATGATCGATACGGCCGGTGGTTTTATCATTAGTGTCGAAATCATTAAAAGTACCATTAGTGGCATACTTAACGGGAGATAATACGTAGCTGTCTTTTAACATCCCCGAGTTATTGATCACCGCATAGCTATCAGATGTTTGATCAACATTAAAATCGCCTGATAAAATAGCAGGCGAGTTACCGCCTAATTCTTTCACTTTTTTCAATACCGCCTTTGCGCTCTCGCGGCGGGCAATAACACCTATGTGGTCCATATGCAGGTTAAAGTAGTAAAACTTGTAACCGGTTTTTATCTCCTGGAAATACCCCCATGAGCAGATCCTTGGCAGGGCGGCATCCCAGCCTTTGTTGGGCCTGTCGATAATTGGCGCCATCCAGAAATCGCCATGTTTCAACAGTTTAAATTTATCCTTTTTGTAAAAAATGGCCGAGAACTCGCCGGCAGTTTTGCCATCATCCCGGCCTATGCCGGTATAGGCGTACTGGGGCATGGCCTGTTTTAAACCATTGAGCTGGTGCACCAGCCCTTCCTGGGTACCAAAAACATCCCAGTCATGAAAGCGGACAAGCTGTGTTATAACCGGCAGGCGCTGTTTCCAGCCGTTGCCGCGTACCGAATCATCGTTTGTGGAATTATCATTGCGTAAATTATAGGTAGCTATAGTAAGCTGATGCTGGCCATAACTTACTGAAACAGAAAGCGTAGCTATAAATAATAAAGAAAGTAGTTTTTTCATAGTAAATATTTAGATAAAGATGCCCACGGCACTTGAACAAAATTATAAATGAATATTAAGTTATGAGTTACATCCTGGAAATTATTAGCTGGTGGGGACTTATGAAGTTTTTTAAATTTTACAAGTTGGGATTGATGCTATTCTGGATTTGCAGAAACGTGCAAGGGCGGCGGAAAGAAGCTTAGCCTCGCATTGGTGGTATCGCTACTATCCCGAACATTGGCTGTGTGTTTACTCAAACACTACCGTTTTGTTCTTATATACAAACACCCGGTCTTCAAAAACAAGCTTCAGGGCCTTGGCTAATACGGCAGTTTCCACTTCCTGGCCGGCTTTTACCATGTCTGTCCAGCTATATGAGTGGTTTACCGGGACGATTTGCTGGGCGATGATCGGCCCTTCGTCCAATTCATTTGATACATAATGAGCAGTCGCTCCAATGAGTTTCACACCCCGTTCAAACGCCTGTTTATAGGGATTAGCACCAATGAATGCAGGTAAAAATGAGTGATGGATATTAATGATCTTCATCGGAAATTCAGCTACAAACCGGGGCGACAGGATCCGCATAAATTTAGCCAGTACCACGTAATCAGGAGTATATTGTTTAATGGTACCGATCACCTGCTGTTCAAATTCGGCCTTGCTTACCTGTTCGTGGCTGATATGATAAAAAGGAATGTCAAATCGCTCGCATATGTTTTGCAGTTTGGCGTGATTGCCGATAACACATTGTACACTTGCGCCCAGGGTATTAAAGTGGTTGCGCACCAGGATATCGCTCAGGCAATGATACTCTTTGGTAGCCAGTATAACCACTTTCTTTACGGGCTCAGGGTTTACTGAGATATAAGCCCCTTCGGGCAGTATTTTACGTAATGAATCTTCGAGGCCGGCGTCGTCGCCTTTTTCAACTTCCAGGCGTGTAAAAAAAACATTTTCGTTATGATCAACATGCTCACGCATGGAAACTATATTAAGCAGGTGTTTGGCTAATGTTGCAGATATGGCCGCCACAAGGCCCACTTTGTCTTTACACTGTATTACAATAATCATGGTTTAATGATACAAAGAATTTTGCTGAATATACAACAGGCATTTTCCTTTAAATTATTTTACAACCTATTGTAGCAAAGCTATGTGCTGTACCGTAAGGTATCTTATAAACCCACAATTATGAAAATTATCCTGTTAGCAGCATCCGTAATTTTATTATGTAGTATAACCGCCTGCAATAAAGGTAACCTTCCCGGGCCGGGCAACAGCAGTATAGTTGGCAAATGGCGCTGGGTGAAATCAGTTGGCGGTATTGGCGGCTTTACCGTTACGCCACAAAGCAGCGGCTACAATATTCGAAATGAATTTTATGCTGATAGCAGTTTCAAAAGGTTTCAAAACGAGGTGCTGCAGATCAGCGGCAATTTCCGTACTACTCCAAACTACCAATACAGCCCAACAGAAAAGGCTGATGTATTGCTGATAACTGGTCCTACGCTTGATACGCGTCCGGTTTCATACCTCATCAGGCACGATACGCTTTACCTGAACGAAATTTATATAGCTGACGGATTTAATGAAGTATATGTACGGATGAAATAATTGCCGTTACTCACCCCCGGCATCGCTATATTTGTTACCTCCTCTCCAATAAGCATAAAGAGAGGAGGGTATTTTTTCTTGCCCTCTTTGCAAAGCAGAGAGGGACACCGGCGGGGTAAGTAAACTGTAAGCTGCGCTTACCCTATATAATAGTTATTTATTGTAATGCCCTACTTTCATCATATCCCGTACAGCGCTTGCTAAGGAAATCTTCTCGTTATTATCAAGTTCCTTTTTCTTTTCGCCGTCATTAAATTGATAGGTAATACGCCCGTTGTAATCGCTTTCGGCACTTATTTCAAAGTCATTATTTTTATATTTCACCTTCCCATTGGGCGAGATCCTGCTGATGCCCGTGCTATCAGCGGTAAAATACACGTGCCCCCAGTATTCAATCCGTCTTTCTCTGCCATCAGCGTTTTCAGAAATTACTGTATGTCTTCCACCTATGTGGCAGGCATCTAACAGGGCTATCAAACCTATGACAACCAATACATAACCTAATTTTTTCATGTTGTTGTTTTTTTAATGTTGATTATTTTAATTGATGCTGCTCTTTGCAGTCGAGCAGTTTTATAAAACAGGAACTCAGCGATATAAACCAAACCGACCAACCCAGGTGGGCCAATCTTTGAATAAGCCCGGTATAATTGTTTTGAAGGGTAGCTGAAGGAATGAAGCGGATAAAGATGAGCAGCATAATGCACAGGCTTAATAGCGAAAGTTTCCTGATCTGCCTAAACTCCTCTCTCCTCCATAAAATAACCGACAGCAGCGCACCTGCGTAAAGCAGTAAAAACACAGGCCCGGACGCCGAATGCAGCGGGTTGCCTGCATGAAATATTGCCGCCCAGCCAAACATAATAGGGAAACCTATCACCCCAAACACCGGCAGGATATTAAGCCCCAATTGACTGCATGCAATAAACAGTCCCGCCATAAAAAACACACTGAGCACTGTATTAAGGAGCGTAAATGTTTCCATCAACGTTTCAGATTTTGTGCCGATAGCGCCCAGCTCACTGATTGTATTGCTGAAATGGTTGTAATTACCATGCACAAACCCGCAAACAATGGTTGAAAGCCAAAACACAATGGGAATAATGATGCCGGTATATAGTAGTGGTTTAGTATCCATTTTAATAATATTCAAATTGTTTTTCTTTCGATTAAAACAAAGTTAATATTAAACATGGTACTATACAATACATAGTACTATATTTTTATTTTATTTTTTCAAGACTGTTTAACGACGTCGCCGATATGGTTTAGTTTATAAAATGGATTGGCGAACCCTAATCGATTCAAACACATAAAGGTCTTCTCTTCTGGCTGGCAGGGTGGAGGCGATCCGGCGTAGGATCAAAGAGATGTGACAGATGTTGGTCATGCCTATACGTTTATCCACCGTCGCAAAAATGTGCTAACTTCGCGGCATGTATCAGTTGATAAAACCCATCCTGTTTAAGTTCGATCCGGAAAATGTGCATTACTTTGTTACCCGCAACCTGAAACGCTTTAACCGTTTTCCGGGCGGTGCATCGTTAAGTAAGGCGATGTGGGATGTAAAAGATCCAAAGCTTGAACGCGAGGTTTTTGGCCTGAAATTCAGGAACCCGGTTGGCCTGGCTGCGGGTTTTGATAAAAACGCCGATATGATGGGTGAAATGGCCAATCTTGGTTTTGGTTTTGTGGAGATAGGCACTGTTACACCATTACCACAACCCGGTAACGAAAAGCCACGCATGTTTCGCCTGCCCGCAGATAGCGCGCTCATTAACCGCATGGGTTTCAATAATTTTGGTGTAGATATTGCCGCCGAACGGATTGCCGCTTTCAGGCGCGATCCTAAAAATATCAATAAACAACTGATCATTGGCGGTAATATTGGTAAAAACAAGGTTACCCCTAACGAGGATGCTGTAAGTGACTACATTAAATGCTTTGACCGCCTGTTTGATGTGGTTGATTATTTTGTAGTTAACGTAAGCTCACCCAATACCCCGGGTTTGCGGGCCCTGCAGGAAAAAGGTCCTCTGATGGAGATTCTGAATACCTTACAACAACGCAATAATAAAAATGGTATCAGCAGGCCTATCCTGCTAAAAATAGCTCCTGATTTGACTGATTCTCAACTGGATGATATTGTTGATATTGTACAGCAAACAGGCATAGACGGGGTAATTGCTACCAATACAACCATCAGCAGGGAAAACCTTTCATCTCCATTAAAAGAAGAAACCGGCGGGTTGAGCGGCAAGCCGCTTGCCAAACGCTCAACAGAAGTAATTGCATACCTGCATAAAAAATCAAACGGTTCGTTCCCCATTATTGGTGTAGGGGGTATTCATTCGGCCGAAGATGCGGTTGAGAAGCTGAATGCCGGCGCTTCACTGGTGCAGTTGTACACCGGGTTTATTTATGAAGGGCCGGGGTTGATAGGAAGGATTAATAAGAAGATTCTGAACCGTGATTTTTAGGATTTAAAGATTGTCAGGATTTTTCTCCCAATATATTTTCCCCCTGTTTCCGTGTCCTCACGGAAACACCAATGTTTGTCCGTGCCCATAAAGTATATCCCATTCCTGCATGCGTGCGACCGTGAGGACACGCTCGCGGGGAGGAGGGATATCAAGATCATCCTTTATCCCCCCCCCCAGAAAATCAAGGTTCAAAAAAAAGTCCCGCCGGAAACCGGCAGGACTTTAAGTTTTTTCTTCCGAAGAAGGAGAGAATTATTTGCCTAATGCGATATCTAAAGCTGCATTGTTTTTAGCTATCTGGCTGTGTTTTGACTCAGCAGAACGGCTTCCGTATTCAAGGTTAGTAGCCAGTTTCAAGAACTGTACTTCTAAGCGTGAAAAAGTTTTATTTCTCCTGTCTTTTCTTTTTAAACGAGTAACGCCCATTGTCTTTTATTTTAAATTTTTTTAACCCTGAGGTCGGAAGCGGATTCGAACCGCTGTAAAAGGTTTTGCAGACCTCTGCCTAGCCACTCGGCCATCCGACCCTTTTTTAAGGACTGCAAAGATAGTAATTATTTTTAGCGGGCAAATTTATTTGAACGAATTTCTTTTTATTTCTGAACATAATATGGCTGTGGCTATGGCTACATTCAGTGATTCGGCATAACCGATCCGGGGTATAGTTACTTTTTTATTTATTAACTCCTGTATTTCAGGGCGCAAGCCATTTCCTTCGTTGCCCATGGCTAATAAACCCTCATGGCCGAAATTGGTGCTGTAGATATTTTCGCCATCGAGCATGGCGCCAAATAAAGGAAGCTTTATTTCGGGAAGGATAGTTGTTAAATCACCATAATGCACATTTACCCGTGCTAATGAGCCCATAGTAGCCTGCACCACTTTAGGGTTATAAACATCAACAGTATCTTCTGAGCAAATAATATCGGTAATGCCAAACCAGTCGGCCGTGCGGACAATGGTGCCCATATTGCCGGGGTCTTGCACCCCATCAAGCACCAGTGAGAACTTGTTTTTCAGTAAGTTATAATTTAATCGGGGCCATTTTGGTATTTTAATCAAACCAATTACCTCCTGCGGGGTTTTCAAACTGCTGATCTTTTCCAGATCGGTCAATGAAATTTCCTGAAAATTTATTTTTCGGGATAAATTCATCATTTTTGGAGCAATTTCGGAGGTATGGTATATGGCATCAACCTGGTATGCAGCGTTTACAAACTCAACAACTGATTTGTAGCCCTCAACCAAAAACAAACCATGCTCTTTACGGAATTTTTTATGTTGTAAGGATTTTAATAAACTGATCTGTGATTTTGAAAGCATATACTAAGCCTGCTGTTTACCGCCTTACAATATTAAGTATTTTGCTGATTATTATCGGTTCGGGCTGCAGTATTACCCGTGGTATTCGCAAGGACCAGGCACTGGTACGCAAGATTACTATAAAAGGCATTGATGAGGAATTTGCGGAAACCGCTATAAATTATGTGGATAAGGAGCAGCAGCCTAATAACTGGCTCAATTTGCAGCTTTACTACACCTTTAGTAAAAAAGGTAAAAAAAACATAGGCGAAGCTCCCGTAGTTTTAGATAGTAACCTGGTTGAGTACTCACGGCTGCAAATGGAAAAATACATTCGCAGCCGTGGTTATCTTAAAGCAAAAATTACCGATAGTGTGATAGTCAAAAAGCAGAAGGCCGAGCTGGTTTTTACTGCCAATGAAGGCCCTATGTTCCGCATCCGTAAGTTTACAGATAGTATTGCCGATAATAATATTAAGGCTTTGTATAATGGTAACCGCAACCGGGTATCTCACATACAACCGGGAGGCAGATTTGATACCGATAGTTTAGCCTATGACCGCGACCAGCTGTATTTGCTCATGAAGCATAACGGTTACTACGATTTTTACAGGCAGTATATCAATTTTACCTACGATTCTACCTTTAACAGCAGCGTGGTTGATGTAAAAATGATCATCGACAATCCGGCGGGGAAAA
It contains:
- a CDS encoding quinone-dependent dihydroorotate dehydrogenase, translated to MYQLIKPILFKFDPENVHYFVTRNLKRFNRFPGGASLSKAMWDVKDPKLEREVFGLKFRNPVGLAAGFDKNADMMGEMANLGFGFVEIGTVTPLPQPGNEKPRMFRLPADSALINRMGFNNFGVDIAAERIAAFRRDPKNINKQLIIGGNIGKNKVTPNEDAVSDYIKCFDRLFDVVDYFVVNVSSPNTPGLRALQEKGPLMEILNTLQQRNNKNGISRPILLKIAPDLTDSQLDDIVDIVQQTGIDGVIATNTTISRENLSSPLKEETGGLSGKPLAKRSTEVIAYLHKKSNGSFPIIGVGGIHSAEDAVEKLNAGASLVQLYTGFIYEGPGLIGRINKKILNRDF
- a CDS encoding endonuclease/exonuclease/phosphatase family protein, which encodes MKKLLSLLFIATLSVSVSYGQHQLTIATYNLRNDNSTNDDSVRGNGWKQRLPVITQLVRFHDWDVFGTQEGLVHQLNGLKQAMPQYAYTGIGRDDGKTAGEFSAIFYKKDKFKLLKHGDFWMAPIIDRPNKGWDAALPRICSWGYFQEIKTGYKFYYFNLHMDHIGVIARRESAKAVLKKVKELGGNSPAILSGDFNVDQTSDSYAVINNSGMLKDSYVLSPVKYATNGTFNDFDTNDKTTGRIDHIFVTKDFRVKRYGILTDTYRAKAKGSDKYEAKEPSDHFPVMIVVDHK
- a CDS encoding chorismate mutase: MREYQIKRVAGAVMSGVSNSASILKQSINSKVISLNLPQKSSYMKMFNRAFILFLVCMIRYSLVNAQSTPMTQTSASNPLQNNRIKIDSIDKKLIALLGERERVVKEIGIYKAKNNIPALQADRFKQVLEKTIEAGKQEGLSATFITELMNAIHKESLRIEEEIKAQKQ
- the purU gene encoding formyltetrahydrofolate deformylase; the protein is MIIVIQCKDKVGLVAAISATLAKHLLNIVSMREHVDHNENVFFTRLEVEKGDDAGLEDSLRKILPEGAYISVNPEPVKKVVILATKEYHCLSDILVRNHFNTLGASVQCVIGNHAKLQNICERFDIPFYHISHEQVSKAEFEQQVIGTIKQYTPDYVVLAKFMRILSPRFVAEFPMKIINIHHSFLPAFIGANPYKQAFERGVKLIGATAHYVSNELDEGPIIAQQIVPVNHSYSWTDMVKAGQEVETAVLAKALKLVFEDRVFVYKNKTVVFE
- a CDS encoding spore protein, whose amino-acid sequence is MGVTRLKRKDRRNKTFSRLEVQFLKLATNLEYGSRSAESKHSQIAKNNAALDIALGK
- a CDS encoding DUF998 domain-containing protein — its product is MDTKPLLYTGIIIPIVFWLSTIVCGFVHGNYNHFSNTISELGAIGTKSETLMETFTLLNTVLSVFFMAGLFIACSQLGLNILPVFGVIGFPIMFGWAAIFHAGNPLHSASGPVFLLLYAGALLSVILWRREEFRQIRKLSLLSLCIMLLIFIRFIPSATLQNNYTGLIQRLAHLGWSVWFISLSSCFIKLLDCKEQHQLK
- a CDS encoding sterol desaturase family protein is translated as MDFLKAIYDHVTGFFGLGGLYDIIKSGDYSKLLTYDGITALLGPMLPVLLVFEIIRGAFYKKFKVIHYKISFWTYVLNAFIGSVLSIAMVGFCIGFFSQFAAFKTTFTWYWFIYGYIVWEFAHFWYHYLAHKVRILWCLHSTHHAPESMNLSVTFAHFFLEAPYADLIRTSICILLGVNPPMLFVIMFVDGFWGSMIHIGENLIEDGRLGFLNRIVLTPSHHRVHHARNPLYMDTNFCNLLPIWDKVFGTFQNEDRKIPIEYGISRPMIKNSFLDAYFGEIIALAKDVRKAPGIKNKFLYIIMPPGWSHTGDHKMTTVVKKAYFESLEEKEDKSVKQGEKEEVV
- a CDS encoding glycoside hydrolase family 30 protein gives rise to the protein MQKKYLIACFIAGGLLKGGFASAQGKAPYSVAGKSVRVIVSEEKAGYRFKETETLKFADKPQPAETEVAVFIDPAKTFQTMIGIGGALTDAAAETYAKLPKDKQKEFLTAYYDKAKGIGYSFGRTNIQSCDFSSDSYSYVKDGDKELKTFDISHDKTYRIPFIKAAAAAAGGKLTMFVSPWSPPAFMKDNNDVLHGGKLKKEFDQSWANFYVKFIKAYEKEGIPVWGLSVQNEPMAKQTWESCMYTAEEERDFVKNFLGPTLQKQGLANKKLIVWDHNRDLLYQRASTILEDPAAARYIWGIGFHWYETWTGAGQNFEATRRTHEAFPGKNLVFTEGCIEKFDFNKINDWSLGERYGLSMINDFNAGTVAWTDWNVLLDEKGGPNHVGNFCFAPVHADLRNGSLIYTSSYYYIGHFSKYIHPGAKRISAVASRDKLLTTAYQNPDGSIAVVVMNKTDEKIDYSLWIKGKAAGTTALPHSIATLMVK
- a CDS encoding RNA methyltransferase, with product MLSKSQISLLKSLQHKKFRKEHGLFLVEGYKSVVEFVNAAYQVDAIYHTSEIAPKMMNLSRKINFQEISLTDLEKISSLKTPQEVIGLIKIPKWPRLNYNLLKNKFSLVLDGVQDPGNMGTIVRTADWFGITDIICSEDTVDVYNPKVVQATMGSLARVNVHYGDLTTILPEIKLPLFGAMLDGENIYSTNFGHEGLLAMGNEGNGLRPEIQELINKKVTIPRIGYAESLNVAIATAILCSEIKRNSFK